The proteins below come from a single Leptidea sinapis chromosome 20, ilLepSina1.1, whole genome shotgun sequence genomic window:
- the LOC126970311 gene encoding glutamate-rich WD repeat-containing protein 1: protein MSMLEEEPMEDSTSESENEMEEREEEEDDDRPKTYLPGQPLKDDEHLVCDQSAYLMLHQAQTGAPCLSFDIIQDNLGNDRQQYPMTAYLVAGTQASSAHLNNILVFKMSNLHQTLKEENDDSESDDGDDDDDEDEEKKPEMTFAMIKHQGCVNRIRTTNYKNSVLAATWSELGRVDIWNITQQLQAVDEPALLERYNLDSINNPVKPMYSFSGHQQEGFGIDWCPTELGVLATGDCRRDIHIWKPNEAGTWTVDQRPLIGHTGSVEDIQWSPNEKNVLATCSVDKTIRIWDTRAAPHKACMLTAENAHQNDINVISWNSKEPFIASGGDDGYLHIWDLRQFPTAPVGTFKHHTAPITSIEWNWTEPSVLASAGEDNQVALWDLAVERDDDEEVEEDLKNLPPQLLFIHQGQTDIKELHWHKQIPGVIITTAHTGFNIFKTISV, encoded by the exons ATGTCGATGTTGGAGGAAGAGCCAATGGAAGATAGTACTTCTGAGAGTGAAAATGAAATGGAAGAacgagaagaagaagaagacgacGACCGGCCAAAAACATATCTTCCGGGGCAACCTCTAAAAGACGATGAGCACTTGGTATGTGACCAGTCTGCATATTTAATGCTGCACCAGGCGCAGACGGGAGCGCCTTGCCTTAGTTTTGATATTATTCAAGATAACCTCGGTAATGATCGGCAACAATATCCAATGACTGCTTATCTAGTTGCTGGTACTCAGGCATCGAGTGCACACTTAAATAA tatattagtatttaaaatGTCAAATTTACATCAAACATTAAAGGAAGAAAATGATGACTCTGAGAGTGATGATGGagatgacgatgatgatgaagatgagGAGAAAAAACCAGAAATGACATTTGCTATGATTAAACACCAAGGATGTGTGAATAGAATAAGA aCAACTAACTACAAGAATTCTGTTTTGGCTGCCACTTGGTCGGAACTAGGAAGAGTTGACATTTGGAACATCACTCAACAACTACAAGCAGTGGATGAGCCAGCCCTCTTGGAGAGGTATAACCTAGACTCTATAAACAATCCTGTCAAGCCAATGTATTCATTCAGTGGACATCAGCAGGAAGGCTTTGGAATTGACTGGTGTCCAACAGAATTAGGG GTATTAGCAACTGGTGATTGTAGACGAGATATTCATATATGGAAGCCAAATGAGGCTGGCACATGGACAGTTGATCAGAGACCCCTGATTGGACATACCGGCTCAGTTGAAGATATTCAATGGTCTCCCAATGAAAA GAATGTTTTAGCTACATGCTCTGTAGATAAGACAATAAGAATATGGGATACCAGAGCTGCGCCACATAAAGCATGCATGCTGACGGCTGAGAATGCACATCAAAatgatattaatgttatttcGTGGAATAGTAAAGAACCTTTCATAGCTAGCG gtggTGATGATGGATATCTTCATATATGGGATTTAAGACAGTTTCCTACAGCACCAGTTGGTACATTCAAACATCATACAGCTCCAATCACATCCATTGAATGGAATTGGACCGAGCCAAGTGTACTTGCATCTGCTGGTGAAGATAACCAAGTAGCCTTGTGGGACTTAGCTGTTGAAAgagatgatgatgaagaagtGGAGGAAGACTTGAAG aACCTACCGCCTCAGTTGCTCTTCATTCATCAAGGACAAACTGACATAAAAGAATTACACTGGCACAAGCAAATTCCGGGCGTAATTATTACAACAGCACATACtggatttaatatatttaaaactattagtGTATAg